One Rhododendron vialii isolate Sample 1 chromosome 2a, ASM3025357v1 genomic region harbors:
- the LOC131317563 gene encoding uncharacterized protein LOC131317563 produces the protein MRRTSKKLRLAILRLETITKIFWVSVLPEFHLITDLIWAIGKRKCYWYTTVIVITVQGLGSNEGGLFASDDDHHTSVSKRTKLNFPQSNHHQELDSSKESSPLGLTLNKTPSFINLVEMKLSQTRSKSYLNEKHQALVQETKRDDFLPQPMSDSEKLKASNFPALLLKIGSWERLTRQEGDLIAKCYYAKRKIVWEVLEGSLKSKIEIQWSDIEAIRAIVRDDEPGILEIQLKQSPLFFRETNPQPRKHTIWHEAPDFTEGQARICRIHLVKFPPGTLDKHYEKLLQCDDHL, from the exons ATGAGAAG GACCAGTAAAAAGCTGAGATTAGCAATTCTCCGTTTGGAAACCATTACAAAAATCTTTTGGGTCTCCGTTTTACCGGAATTCCATTTGATTACTGATTTAATATGGGCCATTGGAAAACgaaaatgctactggtacacaACG GTGATTGTCATTACGGTTCAGGGGCTTGGTTCGAATGAGGGTGGATTATTTGCTTCTGATGATGATCATCATACCTCTGTTTCTAAGAGAACCAAGCTGAATTTCCCGCAATCCAATCATCATCAG GAATTAGACTCCTCTAAAGAATCAAGTCCTCTTGGCTTGACATTAAACAAGACACCATCTTTCATCAACTTGGTAGAAATGAAACTATCCCAAACAAGGAGCAAAAGCTATTTAAATGAGAAACATCAAGCTTTAGTTCAAGAAACAAAGAGGGATGATTTTTTGCCTCAACCAATGTCAGACAGTGAGAAATTGAAGGCCTCAAACTTCCCTGCATTACTACTAAAGATTGGTTCTTGGGAG AGGTTAACTAGGCAAGAAGGGGATTTGATAGCAAAGTGTTACTATGCCAAGAGGAAAATTGTGTGGGAAGTGTTGGAGGGCTCTCTTAAGAGCAAGATTGAAATACAATGGTCTGACATTGAAGCAATTAGAGCAATTGTTCGCGACGATGAGCCTGGAATATTGGAAATTCAG TTGAAGCAATCACCTCTGTTCTTTCGAGAGACTAACCCACAGCCCCGGAAGCATACTATTTGGCACGAGGCACCGGACTTTACTGAAGGCCAAGCTCGCATTTGCAG GATACATTTAGTGAAATTTCCTCCAGGAACTCTTGACAAGCACTATGAGAAGCTTTTGCAATGTGATGATCACTTGTGA